aagaacagaaaagaaaagagagtaaGATGGAGTCACTCATCTGATGAGCAGTGAAGTTCGTTGATTATAATTTCTTCCTTAGTTTTAGTGCTCCGCAGTTCTCTAAATCCACCCCCTTATTCATGTGGCATTCCATCCTTCTCCCTACCCTCCCAATCCTTGAATTAAAACCTCCTCATCACTTCCAGCCAATTCAATCGTGACTAGATACATAAGCTTGCTATTGAGAACAATGTAATTAGAGTCGAGCTCGATTGTAGGGGCTATTACAAACCTTTTGTCTTAACCAGCCTATCAACATGCTCGAAGAGTCCACAGGGCTTCCTTGGTTTCCTGTTTGCTGATTGGCTGTACTATGAGTGGAGCAGGTGCTTGGTTTGCCAACTCTTGATACAATTTGACAGCGAAAAAGACTGTATAATCTAGGTAGGGGTGGTTCAAGACACTAACAAAGAGCACAAGGATTACCAACTCATTTACATTCTAGTGTCGGTTTGTTTGGTCGTGTGACCAGCATGATGAACCTGTAATGCTTCTGCACATGAAGAAAGAAGATTCAGTTATTGAACTAGTTGATACTTTACGAGCATTGACCCTTTTGCATTATATTCCATTCATCATCACAAAAACAAGTCTAATTCTATGTTGTTATATCAACAACTTGACAAGACCTTCAAGTTTTATCACAAGTTTATAATCTAAAAGGTGCATATGAGACTCAAGCATTAAATTTAATTTCTTATCAAGATATAAGATAGCAAAAATTTACAACTGCAAGTGTTTCCCTCATGTTATGACAATGTTTATAGGCTAAAAGATCCAAATTGAGCATGAACTAGGCAATAAAATCACAACCCTCTCTCCAACAGTCAAGTTTCAAGTTGAAACCTGAGAGATTTTTCCACATGTATCTAGACCTTGGTTAGACTTAGGAAGATTGATTCAATAAAGAAGATGAGTGTAGATGAAGTATCGCACGCCTTTCCAATCGATTAAGGCCATGGATATTGCTTCAACCTACTTAGTGAAGTAGTTTGTAGTAGTGGTAACAAAATAGTGATTGTTGGAGAGGCATGGATGAAATCCCCATGAGTATGACACTCCTTACACCTACGCACAAACTCTATGCTATTCTTCTCCCCTTCCCCATAGTAAGCCAGCCAATAATACCCTAATCTAAGAAGTTCTCTTAGGTAGTGCATGTCCATTAATGTGACCATCGTATGCTCCTGCATGAGTTTCATGAATGGTTTGTTGGGCCGTGTCGTCACATCTAAGGTTGGTTCTATCGAAGGATCTATGGTACAACACATTTTCTGGAACAACAAATCCACTTCGTGGGACATAGTCTTTTTGGTTTTAGAACAAAAGTTTAGGTAATTCCACCAGGTGGATCTTCCCTTCCTTtgcagagagagaaagaggaaatgAATGACTAGTTTTATACTAAGCTTAAAAAGGAAATTGGTAGACAGCATATTAGACAGCTCAATCCATTTGATTTTTGATATTTACATTCCTTTATTAATATTTAACTTATTAGTATGTTACTTATTTCCATCAAATACACAGTACATAGCAGGTGCAAATAATAGAAGCTATATCTCACTCTCTACTGAAAAAAGAGTGCATAGGGGGTTTTATACAAGCAACTTTGAACGCAGACCATGATTGGTTTTTTACTAGTCATGCCAGAGTTCAGCAAATAAACTTTCAAATTTATTCTTTGCCAAGCACTCTAGGAACAATAAAACCACACATTGATTCACATATACCACTCAGTTTTCAAGTAGATAGGTAggtctttttctaattatttacAGATATCCGTTCTTCCCGATTTAGAATCCAAACTTGTAGGTGCCTCCTCTCCTTGTTACAGCTCCAACACCAGATCTACAGCGGAGGGTCAAAGAGCAGAACATATAAGACATACATCAGTAGTCTCTCAAACAGAATGCCAAGCCAGAAAGTAATGTTActgatatttttcatgaaatgtgTTGCTGACAAAAATATCCATCATTTACTCATGGTTTACCTATGAAAAAATAATTCCTCTTAATTACTGTTTGATTTGCAGGCCAGAGAAAACTCAAATTATTGATATATGAACTCACTTAATCAAGCAAAACTCTTGGACTTATCAAATTGGTAGGCAATCAGTCTTAAGAGAGATATTAAAAGTTGTTCTCAAGAATAAGATTTTAAATTCAAAGTAACATATCAATCATCATTTTCGATCATTTTAAATCAAGAGACAGCATGCaagtaaagagagaaaaagaaaaaaaggcctACCTCTGAAAAGATCATGGTTCTGCCCAAATGAAATGGTTCTTTTATAAGATTTATTCAGGCACAACAGGGTTACAAATAGATGATGAGTTACAGGATGACACTTAGTATATGCCTGTAATCTCAGCCGAAGAATTCTTTAGCATGTGGTTGAGTCCTAGATGGTGTGGTCATCAATGTCTATAGGTGCAATGCACCTAAATATCTAGTGTGAATAATTATGTGCAATGTGAAGCAAATAATGAAATGAAGGCAATTTGTGCATGGTAAGATAATAAACTAGTGATAACAAGAAGAACTAGTTCATTATTTCAGTCTACATGGCCTAGCGTCACAGTTGAGTGGACACTGAAGTGCTAAACCTATGGCCAGCTATATCATAAGTAATCATTTGGGATCAAAATGTTGGACCAGTTCTCAGTACTatgtcatgcattttgatcatgcTATGAAGGCTCACTTACAGTCTGCATCGGTCTTGATCCAGTGCTCACGGTTGCCATTAGAGTCGCTTCCACAGAGCACAAGAGACGAGGAATTAGAGCAAAACTTGGATTTGGGAATGCCTTCCTTTCTGCAAGCACCCTTGGCAGCAGTCATCGCAGCGCCCCTAGTACCATTAAAGTCATTACCCCCACCTCGATGCATGCAGTCACTGCCATTTTTCTTGCCTGGCCATGCAGGTTTCTTAGCTGCAGCAGTGTTCTCAGGATGAACTTTTCGATGGAAGATTTGCAGGATCTGTGACATGAAAAGCTTAATTCATGAGACTGAGCTGTGAAATCTTCTTTAGAATTTGAGAGAGAAGCAAAGTATGGCTTATGATATATAGCTACAAGAAGCTGTCTTAAAAACCATATTACATTGATAAACCATTAGATCAGTTCCTtctttgagacttataggatggATTAGAAGGTAAACATGATTGTAGAATGGCTTAGAAGGTGCACTTCTTTTAATTTCTTTGGGATAACTTCATCTACTAAGTTGAAGCTGGTTAGTGTCTTTGTTAGCATCAAGTGAAACCACAATTAGGGCTGTAAACATTTAAGTGAAACCAGTGGTGACTCAGATTTTTAAGTCTAATTGGGCCTGAAATCTAGAAAGCCTGGATATGTTCAGGCTGGGCTCAGACTTAAGCTACATGGTGAAAAACATGAAATGGGCCTGATTGAGGACAACACCAACATGACAAAAGACCATAGAGAAACCAAAGGAAAGCAGGTTGGAGCTTTAGATCATCCGTATCTTTGTTACCCACCATGCGCATCTAATCTATTAACCATGTCGATCACGAGATAACAGTTGCTTCCACAATTTAGGTACATATCTAGGTTGTCTGAGAGACAGTCTGCTCTTCTCAAGGAACAAGGCTGCCTATTAGATTTGGATCTATCATCTGCGTTAGTCTTGTAAAACCTAAGGGCAGAAATGCTTTCgtggtttaatctatttaatttgattaaattcattgtagatcgggataggtcattggttaaaaaaaaaaaagttttgatttaaatttttgaattgttTAGTAAAATATAGGAttcaaattaataatttttttacatatcttATATTTGGCTTGGCCGAACCAGATTACAATCTGGCATTTAAATTGACAATAACAGTTTGGATGTCTACGATCGAGAAGATAGTTTTGATCATAAGAAATTATTAGTTAAATTATTCTATCATATGAATTTTAGatcatctaataaaaaattatcatattatttattattaaaaaatatatataattaattaaatttaattaaaaatattgaattaaaaaaatattattaatcatagTTACCTAGTCGATAATCTTtgttattttgaataaaaaaatttatattttttgaatgataTGATGACTTTTTTATTAGATGGTAAAAAATTATGGTGATAAGATAGTTCTAaccaataatatttttaaatccaTCCCCAAATAAAACAAAGTTTGCCAACATGACTTGCATTAAGAGAAAATTTTCCATGCAATGATCGAGCGGTGTGTTCGGTATTAGGTCAGATGATAAAGCCACCTTTCACCTCACCATCAATCAATCAAGGTGCACGAATTGTTGCGTGGATGATCCTTTGGGCAGACATGATTAGACATTTGAGTGGTTGAGTCCACTAATCACACGGCGGAGATTGGGCCGTGTGTCTGGAATCTTATGATATGTGATGTTTTCCGTGCCACCATAATTAATAAAGTGTAGGACAAAAGACCAACAATGCAAGGAACCACAAGTACAGCAAGCCCACGGCACTTCAACTATGGGATGCAAATGACCTCTAAAAGATATGGACGAGAAAGAAAGAGTGAAACTTGTCATCGTCCGACTACAACTAGTACAACTTCAGGAAAACTTTTCACCCTTTTTTCCCCATCATACAATTAAAGCAAAGAATACGAAAAAAAAATGTAACAATCATTATTTCTCATTATTTGTCGTTATTTTTCATTATattaggatgttataatataaataataacaaTTATTTTTATCCGcagtttcttcaaaattttaaatttcaacttttttaatttttttttcaaaaatattctccaaaaatatattattttattaataaaaataaaaatataaaatattttttattataatactaTTATAATTGCTACTATATTGTCTATTATTTTAACATCAAAAAATTGAATAGTTATATAATTTATCTTGATTAGGGATATAACAAGATAATGTAGTATTTGAGACCTTGATAAATAGCAACATAAAAAGTGGGACATTACCCTTGTTACCCTAGCTTTTATCAAAGCGATGACCCCTCCTAAATAGTAagataacatttaaaaaaaaaaaaaaaaactatagacATGAAAGGCATTGATGGATGCTTCACGCGCCAAATAGGGAATAGTTCAAGTGGCTTCTGTTTTTTCTTCTACTGGGAGGTGCTAGATCATCATCTTCAGTATCTTTGAATTATTATGGCTATGCTATGTTTAAGATATCTATCAGCTAATAAGGCATGGATAAGTATGCTAGCTAGGCAAACTAGCCATAGCCCATTGGCTGCTGTCTCTATTGGGAAAGAGATTCTTATTTGAGTCTTAAATAGCTGTTTTATACAAGTATTTAACTCCAATAATTATAAAGTAATAATAATTAATCTCAAAATATTGGAAAATGTGTTAGATAAATCCAGCACGATATGTTTTACATTTGTTCTAGTGTAAATTAGAAGAGGCTTGACTTGACCTAAGTTAGGCATGGATCTTGCAGAATTGAACATCAGGTGGAGTTGAATGGATACAATAAAATCCAGTGGCAATTACTTCAAAGATCTTGGATTGTttctaaaaatatagacttgaagCTAAGCAAGTTATGCAACAACTATGCTAGATCTTATCCACTTGCAGCTCATAGCATGTTGTAGTTAGGCTCTTttgaagaaaggcagaaaatatTGATGTCTCATAAAAGGAAAAATAAATGGTGGCTTATGGAGCTACCTTGGGCTGGACTCGGTTTCAACTATCTTATGCATAGGGTAGATCAAATCCTTTCTATCCAGTTCCAAGGTTAATAACAAAAGAATATTGATTGATGTTTCactagtttatatatatatatatatatatatatgataaaacATGCTCGCTAGACTCTAAACCATATGACCACATGATATAGAAGGCCACATGCTATGAAACAAATTTTGGAGGTTAGttcaattcaaaaataattatctgTGGATAATTTCTTTACCCTATTAAAAGATGCAATGAACATTAATACTTCTCTAGCCACAAATTCTAAGGCTATGATTTCTCACCACATATATTGTTAGATAATTATCATAAGAAACAAAAAGTCATATGATTGCTATCCTGCTGTAAATACTTTTGGGcatcttgtatccaaaaaattgagaaaatttgAGACAAGTGTGTCAAGAGGTTTGATAATTTTACATAACTCCAAAGCAAGTAAAATCAATACCCAACTCAAATCCATACTTTGTCTTGTAACGGACTAGGGTCTAAAATTCATCTCAAATATTTAATTCAAACAAATTCTAATTTCAACATCTATGGTAATTGCAacaagtttttttcttttttttttttttgggtattatTGATGTGGCTTTATGTGTGTAAAAGTGTAACTAAAATTACTCAAAACCCATTtccaaaatttaattcatatatcagttttttttaatttaaccATTTGTAAATAGATGATTTTCATTAAATCAAAAGCAACGGGCATTCTCTTTTCTCTTATAAGATATCACCATTTTTGAAAGATACAATCAATCTTCTTCCTTAGGGCAAACACCAACCCACACACTTTCTTTAATTTAATTATCCTTAAATTTACCTAATGCATTTGCATCAATGCTTAGCATTTttaatatatagaataaaatatccaaacaatataatctaattaggctgTTACAAATAATACAGCGGACAGCCTTTCACAAAATCATTGAATCACGGCACGTCAAGGAAGGTAATTAGAAGCACTGTCTGGCACGTGTCGAGCAATATATACGCCGAAAATGCTGTCTGCTGTTTGTTGAAACAGCCAACAATCGgagaaaaaagatttattttttttggcccaaacgcAAGGGTCTATAAGATGGACGGTAGTGATGCACACGATCCTCACCTTTTGGAACTTGGTCTCCGCCGACGTCTCTCCTGGACCACCGCCAGAGACTCGAGATCCCCGACGCTTCAGCTTCTTCATCAGGTGCATACCCGCCGTCGATCTCCCTTCCCCATCGCAGGCGGCGCCTCCGGCCACCGTCGCCTCCTCCCTCTTCCCGCCACCCTCCTCCGCGATCCGGCTCCTCATAAACAGCTCCCCCAGCGAGGCCCTCCTCTCCTTCCGCCCGCCGGTTGCCGGCGTCGTCTCTGCGATCTCGATCGGAGATCCGAAGAGGAATCCTTGGAGGGGACACGCCGCCGATCCGGCACTAACATGGCTGGGCCGGGCGGAGGAGAGGCGGTCGCCGGCGGCCGCCGCGGCGGCGGCCTTCTCCGCTTCCACCGCCAGGACCTTTTCCAGCTCTGCGTTCACGACCATCAGATCCGTCTCCGTCGTCGCCTCCGCCCGTTTCTCCGCGATCGCCTCCACAATCGCCGCCGCCCCGAACGCAGGCGTCACCGCCCCCTCCTCCTCCGCCGTCGCCTCCTCCTCGTCGATCGGCCCCGCTCCAATCCCTAGGGTCCCGATGGCGAGAAGACCACCGAAGAGCTCCTCCATCGTCGCATCccctcctcctccgccgccggTACCGCCGTCTTGGACGAACTCCGCCGCCGCCGGGAGGCGGAGGCTCCGCGACGGGACAGCGTTgaggtggcggcggcggcggaggtgCTCCTCCTCCAGCGACGGCCCCCCGGAGAGGCAGTTGCACGTGCCGCCTAGGATCCACGCCGGCCCAAATTAGCAAACCCCGATATGAATAACTGCACGCGCGCGCGTGCTGTACGATGTACCCGAGGGTACATTTTTGGATCGCTGAAGCTCCAGCAAGACAACTAAAC
Above is a genomic segment from Elaeis guineensis isolate ETL-2024a chromosome 1, EG11, whole genome shotgun sequence containing:
- the LOC105038820 gene encoding protein LAZY 1 isoform X2 produces the protein MKLLSWLHRKFRQNSGDVFKDFPGGGTCNCLSGGPSLEEEHLRRRRHLNAVPSRSLRLPAAAEFVQDGGTGGGGGGDATMEELFGGLLAIGTLGIGAGPIDEEEATAEEEGAVTPAFGAAAIVEAIAEKRAEATTETDLMVVNAELEKVLAVEAEKAAAAAAAGDRLSSARPSHVSAGSAACPLQGFLFGSPIEIAETTPATGGRKERRASLGELFMRSRIAEEGGGKREEATVAGGAACDGEGRSTAGMHLMKKLKRRGSRVSGGGPGETSAETKFQKILQIFHRKVHPENTAAAKKPAWPGKKNGSDCMHRGGGNDFNGTRGAAMTAAKGACRKEGIPKSKFCSNSSSLVLCGSDSNGNREHWIKTDAD
- the LOC105038820 gene encoding protein LAZY 1 isoform X1, yielding MKLLSWLHRKFRQNSGDVFKDFPGGGTCNCLSGGPSLEEEHLRRRRHLNAVPSRSLRLPAAAEFVQDGGTGGGGGGDATMEELFGGLLAIGTLGIGAGPIDEEEATAEEEGAVTPAFGAAAIVEAIAEKRAEATTETDLMVVNAELEKVLAVEAEKAAAAAAAGDRLSSARPSHVSAGSAACPLQGFLFGSPIEIAETTPATGGRKERRASLGELFMRSRIAEEGGGKREEATVAGGAACDGEGRSTAGMHLMKKLKRRGSRVSGGGPGETSAETKFQKILQIFHRKVHPENTAAAKKPAWPGKKNGSDCMHRGGGNDFNGTRGAAMTAAKGACRKEGIPKSKFCSNSSSLVLCGSDSNGNREHWIKTDADYLVLEL